The window GGAGCGAGCAGCTTAaaaaaagttttgtcaagaaaactctCTTCCACAATAAGACCGCGAGGGTTATTCCTCTATCGTACTGATTCCTATTAGGAACGCCTACGCGTAGAAAATAGTGGGCTGGCACAACATTGTACCTTAATCATGTATTTTCGGTTTTCCTTTTTCTTCAGCCTGTTTTCATTCTTCCACTTTcactgttttttctttgttttttatgaTTTCCTTCACTTTTTTTCCTTTCAGGTTTCATAAAAAAAACTTTTTTCAACGCGTGCCTACTTTTTTCACGTATAATGTACAATTTCTTATACATAAGGGAAATTTTTATTGCatgtgtttaacattttttaaatacgtgATTAACACTATTTTAATATTGGTTTTTTGTCTATATTTTTCTTACACCTTGTACATTGGTTTGTATATATCAGGAACATTTCTTTATAAAtgtttaacatttttgaaatagaTAATTACATTTTTTAAATAAatgtttgatgtctactttttttcaACACATGTCTACATTTTTTAATACACTTTGTGCATACTTTTatgcatgtttaacatttttatcaTATATGATTAACATCTTGTCGTATATACGTTTTGATGTCTATTTTTTTTTACATATTGTACATTTTCTGTGTACATATGAAATATTTATTATACAGGTTAAAATTTCATGAAACATATGTTTTGATGTCCACTTTTTTTAAAACACGTTGTAGAAATTCTATATACATCTGAagcatttttatatatttttaacattatataaatacatgattaacattttcctCAAATACGTGTTTTGATCtctattttttcatacacattgtacatttttcttGTACGTAAAACAATTTGTATACATGTTTAAAAAATCAAATACATGATTTATATCTTATTAAAGTCTAATGAGTACTTTAAAAcgtaaaaaataaaaaggaaaaaagaaagttaAAAacataagagaaaaaaagaaacagaaagtacaaacaaaacaaaataaaatatgtgAAACGTCATCTTTTCATATTGGGCCGGCCGACGAAAAAGGGCGAGCTACCTTCGCCTTAATAAAAGGTGGACATCCGCAGCACCACCGAACGCATTAGCTTGGCTTGTTGGTTGTGCGTCTGTTCCTCTATTAAGGAGACCACAGTTCAACTCCGTTTATGCACATGTTTTTTTTCTCTATTTCTAAAACGGACAGACGACGTACAAAAATCCCGTGTGACAAAAAAAATGGAGAAACGCTCCCCCCTTTAATATTAGATACAGATTTGCATGTTCCTCTTTAAAATTAATGAAATGTAGAATGAACGTAGTGGTTGGCTCCTCCCAATTTTTCAAATGGGCCAAGTGGGAGTTATTATTGCCATTGATTTTTAGTTTAATATCTTCAACCCAATCTCCACAACCTAGATTATGATGCAACTCCTTAGGTTGGTCGTAATGAAGAGCCCCCTTCCCCTCTCCCCTCTCGCGGCACTCCCGTGGGCGCCCCGAGGGGAACCCATCACGGCTgccgcctccctcccccctcctctgcccacctccctcgccgccgcccagtgGGGCCACCGGGCGAAGCCTGGCCGGCTGGGGCGTCGGCGGGGCCTTCCTCTCCCCTACGTCCGTGGTCCATGGCTGGCACAGGATGGCTTCCCAAGCGGGGGCGCTACCCTATGCCGGGGGCTAGTGGCGCTCCGTCGGGGTGGCGGCGGGTCCCCTGGTGGCGGCGCGGTGGCGACCGAGTGGGCGGCAGCGGCGCGACGGCTGCGGCAGGTCAGATCGGGCGGTGGCGGGACGGCGCGCCTTGGCTAGATCCTCGCTGATTTGGTCCCTGGCGGCAGCGGGCGTCGCAGGGTCGCGGCGGAGGTCCTCACGGGCTGTGCGTGGAGATGGCTTGCAGCGGCGTGGCTGCAACCACGTGGTCGGCCGGTCTGCGTGCGGCGGCAGCGGGGCTTGCTCTGACGTCTGCTTGTCGGCGACTTTCTTGGGTGGGCTTCCTCCCTCCTCTGCGGATTCAGGTACGGGCTCAACAGGCAGGGGTGGTGCCATGGTGTGTCGTTGGTCCGCGCGAGGGCCTGCCACAGGTGGCAGGGGACTTCGGGAAGGGGGCTGGGGCGCCCCTCCATTGCATCTGGCGGCTGCACCGTGTAGCTGCCGGAGTTCCCCTGGCCTAGATCTGTCCGCCGAGGCCACCAATCCTACCAAGGTGTCCGCTTTGGGGTGGAAGGGAGCCTTCTGCCCCTTTCCGGTTGGCCGCATCTGTACGGTGTATTCGTGGTCGAGAGGACTTGGATGCTTGGGCGGCGGCCTGGATGGTGGTGGCTGGGGTGCTCGTGGGCGGAGCACGCGGCTCGGTCGTTGTCCGGTCACCATGGTCGTGTGGGCAGCATGGTGATTGGGGTATGTTGTTTAATGGTGGTGGCGCGGTGGTCCGTACCCCAATTTGGTGACGGTaagtgttggccggggtgaaagCCCGCTTTGTGTGGTAAGGCCGGCGGCGGTGGCGTGCTAACGTcatccccttcttgaaggcgtcgtcgcggtatCTCACCTATTGCCATGGTGCTCCAGGGGAAATCCTAATCCTTGgattgggcggtggcggcgctccagcatcgttcccttcctgaaggcaccgCATTGGAGCCCATTGTTCGTCATGCACGGCTTCTCCTCAGCGCGGTGGCTCATCCACGGTTGAGGGCTCCAATTACTTCATAGTAGGGCTTGGAGTTCATCCGATGTTTGCTTGGAGTTGTTTGGGGTGGTGTTGCTGTTTTCAGCGTCCTTGTATCTAGCCTTGAGTGTGTGTTGTTGTGTTCTTGTGGGATGTGTGTTTGTATCAGCTTGTTTGGTGGTGATTGCTTTATATATACAGCGGGGGGAACCCTTTTTGTGGTCGTAATGAAGagtaacatatactccctccgtcccaaaattcttgtcttagatttatcgagatacagatgtatctaatactaaaacatgacttgatacatccgtatttggacaaatctaagacaaaaattttaggacggagggagtactattatcGTGCATACGATAGTAGTGTACGATACAACATTCGTAGTGCATAATATCATATGTTAGTATCGGGTTCGGCTCCTCCGCAGTTCTAGTGTTACTGCGCATGTACTATAGTAACAACATCCGTCACCCCTGCCCAATCCAACGCCCATAAGAAACTGCTCGTTaccatgaagaagaaaaaaaaagaacgaaccAGCTCGCTGCTTGCCGCACACACACTGAACTCTTGGCCAGAGAGCGGAGAGATAGAGGAAGGGGGGAGGGAGCAGATGAACTCTCCGCCACCAAGGATTAGGCTCTCCGACCAAGCCCTCTACCTTCCCGGTCGACGGTGCGGCGGCTGGACCTCCATGCACCGCGGTAGTGTCTTGGCCTTCCCAGGATTCGCGACAGGATGCTGTCTGCTGGTCTCACGTGCCGATGTCGTCAACGGAAGCAACTGAGGAGCCTTTGTCACGCCCGCCTTCCCCAGGTTGCGCCACCCGACGACCTTGACCTCGACGGACACTACCCGACGCCTTTGTCTTTCTCAGGGCAGGTTGCCCGTTTCCTGCCCTGACGGCCTCCCGTCGCACGACGCCACCTCCCGAGGCTGCGGACCCGAACCACTGTCAACCTTCCCGCGTCGCCCGCTTCCTTCGCCCCGACGACCTCGCCGCTCGCCGTCGGGGAGCTGTCTGATGTGGACACTCCACCTTTAGCAGCAGTAGCCTCTCGCTCGCGCATGTGATGTATACGGAGTAGAGGGTTTGAATCTTGCGGCTCAGCACGAGAGAAACAATCTGGATGACGGCACCTCACGTGCAAAACAATTTCCTCATAGAAATCGCAACAAAAAGATGTTCTAAAGCTACCtcaaaaacttgatacgggtgtctaccctcgAAAACACATATCTATTTCATATAAAGGTATAACCTGATTATTACAGCAACACCATATGGCTTTATATATTAGCCGGACATTTAACCTAACTTGGAAAGCAAGCTCCCTAACTAAACTCACgagaaaacatggaaaggaaaccTGGACGCTATACTTAAACGGATTATATGATATATTCTAAGTAAACGCTTGTGTCCGGTGCACCGCCGGAACGTTGCGCCGGACGCCATCCGCGCACACACTCGTGTCGTACATAAAGAAGCCAGAAAATACGGCACGCACGATGTGGCCCCTACACAGGTTCTCTCTCCACCTTATCTCTTCATCTCCTCTCGAAACATCTATCTCTGTCTCGTCAATTCCCCACGAGCTAGCCCACTAATTCTCCATGGCTGCCATCGATTTTTGTTGCTACGCTCGGCCAACCTCCTCCCCTGTCGTGGCTAGCGAGCCATCTCCGATTCCAACTCCGCCCATCCCCGCGACGCATGGCGAGCGCGCCGCGCCGTTGCCGGCCTCTCCCGCAGCGCCGCGGACCCCTCGGGGCGGCTGGAGGTGCTGGGAGCGCTGGGGCGCCCGTGCTATGACGCGCATCGGGAGTTGTTGGACCTCCGGCGGCCGTGCTGCGACATGCCGCAAGGTCGACAAAAGCTGCGGCGGGGCTGCGTCAGGATGCTGGAACCGGCAAGATCCGGTGCTGCTACCGGCTGCGTCGCGTGCTGGAACCGGAGACCCCCGGTCCTACTATCGGTTGCATCTTGGGGAATGCAAGCTGCGGTGTGTTGTTGTTGCTACTAATTTTTTTGCTGCTTCTGCTgagatttttgctggaaccattttTAGGATTTGCTGGAACCGGCTATCTTTTTGCTTCAACCGATTGCCAGAAGTTTTTGTTGCTTtagattttttgctggaaccattatttaattttgctggaaccggcaaatCTTTTTGCTTCAACCGATTACCGAAAGTTTTTGTTGCTTtagattttttgctggaaccatcatTCATCTTTTTGCTAGAACCTGTAAATGTTTTTGCTTCAACCATTTTACCAAAGGTTTTTGGTGCTTTCGGAGTTTTGATGGAACCACCAAATCATTTTGCTTCAACTAGGTACTCGAGGTTTATGTTGCTTTAGATTTTTGTTAGAACCACCATTATGTTTTGCTGGAACCGCCAAATCATTTTGCTTCAACCAAGTACTCGAGGTTTATGCTGCTTTAGATTTTTGTTGGAACCACCATTATGTTTTTGCTGGAACCCGCAAATCTTTTTGCTTCAATCAAGTACCGAATGTTTTTTTTGGCGCATAAGTACAGGTGGTTTTAGTTTCTTTAGATTTTTTTGCTGGACATGGCAGTGCAGGTCGACGGCGGCAAGCCGGAGACGGGGACGCCGGGGATGTTGCAACTTGCAAGCATGGTGGCCACACGCTGGAACCTGCGTATATTGGAGCTGTAGCCATGGCGAGCGGAGGCAGCCGAGGCGAGCGCGGTGGCATGTGTGGCTGGCGAGCGCGGGTGGCGGCCGTGGTGGCCcgtgtggccggcaagcacggaaagcCGAGGGCAAGTGCGGTCAGCCGGCCAGCGTGTGTGCAGTCTGGCATGTGTGCAGCACCTTTTTCTCCATTTTTCAATCCAATGTTTGACTTTTCTGGAGCCAATTCTTTTATCGTACGGTTACAAATAGTTGTATCGGACGTACGCGCagcgaccggcccaaatttgggccggcgcaCCCGCGCTTATCATTGCCCTATATTCTAGCAATATAATCCATACAAAAGATTGACCTGGACTCTGTTGAACCGGGGCGTAGACTTCTAGTTGTTTTGTTGGTGGACCCCGTCCAATTTCCTTCAAGCATAGCAAACTTCACATGTCGTACGTCCGGTTTGCTGCGTGGTATACTGGTATCCCTTGTACGGCAGAAACAATAACAGCAAACACGGCTTGATCCTTGGCCTGTATTTTTTAAATAGATTTGATCTCCTTTTACCATACGAGCCACCATTATCCTTCACGCCACATGCACACAAAAGCACCCAAAATCCATATGCTTGTTCACGCTCATAGTGTACGTAGGCACAAGTAGTACTCCTGATTCTACTTTGACTTTACCTCGGCTAACATGCATAAATGTAATAGCAACCAAATCTTTCACCGTTTCTTCATACTCCTTATCAAACTACATGTACTTTGGTACATACGGACTACATATCTCTCTCACTTTCAAAAATAGTCCACCAACGACATTGCCAACAACTAATGTTACACCTTGAACACCATCCGTACCATATTCAGTCTTAGGTGTCGATATGGTTATATCACTGTCAGCCCTGGTGCcgcctgataatccccaagtgcagggaatcatcatagcaatttcgaaAGATGTAAGTGATAAGTAtgaagtgtcaaacccacaagaagctaaagataagatcaatattctctcaagtcctatctgccactgatacgactcta is drawn from Triticum dicoccoides isolate Atlit2015 ecotype Zavitan chromosome 6B, WEW_v2.0, whole genome shotgun sequence and contains these coding sequences:
- the LOC119324412 gene encoding uncharacterized protein LOC119324412, with amino-acid sequence MAAIDFCCYARPTSSPVVASEPSPIPTPPIPATHGERAAPLPASPAAPRTPRGGWRCWERWGARAMTRIGSCWTSGGRAATCRKVDKSCGGAASGCWNRQDPVLLPAASRAGTGDPRSYYRLHLGECKLRAGRRRQAGDGDAGDVATCKHGGHTLEPAYIGAVAMASGGSRGERGGMCGWRARVAAVVARVAGKHGKPRASAVSRPACVQSGMCAAPFSPFFNPMFDFSGANSFIVRLQIVVSDVRAATGPNLGRRTRAYHCPIF